Proteins co-encoded in one Novosphingobium sp. PP1Y genomic window:
- a CDS encoding GNAT family N-acetyltransferase, protein MVGVTITKHEKDTRGEYVAHVADSDAVGRLTWVEREGVHFADHTLVPPEIGNRGVAMRLVEAMVADARENQFKVAPVCSYVVAAFNRHPDWNDVRA, encoded by the coding sequence ATGGTCGGAGTGACCATAACCAAGCACGAGAAGGATACGCGCGGCGAATATGTCGCCCATGTCGCGGACAGCGATGCCGTCGGCCGCCTGACCTGGGTGGAGCGCGAGGGCGTCCATTTCGCCGATCACACCCTGGTCCCGCCCGAAATCGGCAATCGCGGCGTCGCCATGCGGCTGGTCGAGGCGATGGTGGCCGACGCGCGCGAAAACCAGTTCAAGGTCGCCCCGGTCTGCAGCTATGTCGTGGCCGCGTTCAACCGCCACCCCGACTGGAACGACGTTCGGGCCTAG